One genomic region from Saprospiraceae bacterium encodes:
- a CDS encoding peptidase M14, which translates to MNYSKISAFKFWGLCVLLMFTMSAQAQFDPEPLLHIHSDFEDTTFNNRRVRHVDLEAKIIQLKTIPGFEVKLLGKSFLGRNIHLVKVGQGDTKVLLWSQMHGDESTATMAILDLFNFFTTTGRWSGLKENILDECTLYFIPMLNPDGAELFVRRNAQQIDINRDAIYLQSPEARILKSVRDSLQPDFGFNLHDQHKYHAAGDQKTPASISLLAPAYNQEKEVNAVREHAMQVAGVIHNTLKKIIPMHIGRYDDEHEPRAFGDNIQKWGTSTILIETGAFENDPEKQFLRKVNFIALLSALESISNKAYYSVDLQDYWSIPENKNRLNDFIIKNITMEDHGVQYLTDISYNRSEFSGLASIQDMGDLTVYKGYAEWDGTGKRLVSGKLYPALIKNLKKLDKLDLDNLLHQGYTEVRLKKVPTTKSKDTSLISILKINETKNNTFMPGSNPNALIYQGEKLIFLLKNGNLISIAN; encoded by the coding sequence ATGAACTACAGTAAAATATCCGCCTTCAAATTTTGGGGCCTCTGCGTCCTCTTGATGTTTACAATGTCAGCTCAAGCTCAATTTGATCCGGAACCCCTGCTCCATATTCATTCAGATTTTGAGGATACTACCTTCAACAATCGAAGGGTGCGTCACGTGGACCTGGAAGCTAAGATTATTCAGCTTAAAACAATTCCAGGATTTGAAGTAAAATTATTAGGTAAATCATTTTTAGGGAGAAATATTCACCTGGTAAAGGTCGGCCAGGGAGATACCAAAGTCTTGTTGTGGAGTCAAATGCATGGAGATGAATCTACAGCCACTATGGCCATACTTGATCTATTTAATTTTTTCACTACCACTGGGAGGTGGAGTGGCTTGAAGGAAAATATTTTAGACGAATGCACTCTATATTTCATCCCAATGCTCAACCCTGATGGGGCAGAATTATTTGTCCGGCGCAATGCACAACAAATCGATATCAACCGCGATGCCATCTACCTACAAAGTCCGGAAGCCAGAATACTAAAATCTGTTCGTGACAGTCTACAACCTGATTTTGGTTTTAATCTACACGATCAACATAAATATCACGCTGCCGGAGATCAAAAAACTCCTGCTTCCATCTCCTTATTGGCACCTGCTTACAATCAAGAAAAAGAAGTAAACGCAGTAAGAGAACATGCGATGCAAGTGGCAGGCGTAATACATAATACTTTAAAAAAAATCATCCCCATGCATATAGGCCGTTATGATGATGAACACGAACCACGAGCATTTGGGGACAATATCCAAAAGTGGGGAACCAGTACTATTCTTATTGAAACGGGGGCCTTTGAAAATGATCCAGAAAAACAATTTTTAAGAAAAGTGAATTTTATAGCCCTCTTGAGCGCATTAGAATCTATCTCTAACAAGGCCTATTATTCGGTCGATCTGCAAGATTACTGGTCCATCCCCGAAAATAAAAACAGGCTCAATGATTTTATCATCAAAAACATCACTATGGAAGATCATGGAGTTCAGTATCTCACCGATATATCCTACAATCGATCAGAGTTTTCCGGACTAGCCTCTATCCAGGATATGGGTGACCTCACCGTGTATAAAGGTTATGCAGAATGGGATGGAACAGGCAAAAGGTTGGTGTCCGGCAAATTGTATCCAGCACTCATAAAAAACCTAAAAAAACTGGACAAACTGGATCTGGACAACCTGCTGCATCAAGGGTATACGGAAGTCAGGTTAAAAAAAGTTCCCACCACAAAGTCAAAGGACACATCCCTGATAAGTATACTAAAGATAAATGAAACTAAAAATAACACCTTCATGCCCGGAAGCAATCCCAATGCCTTAATCTACCAGGGAGAAAAATTAATTTTTTTATTGAAAAATGGAAATTTAATCTCAATAGCCAATTAA
- a CDS encoding DUF1080 domain-containing protein — protein sequence MRVIMIVLFFFCGSFNCNDLLQAQIPRGFKSIFNGKNLKGWHISRSSHQGTTPDFKVIDGMITVHQYPFGQGGVLLSDKKYSDFELYLEAKIDSFSNGGIFLRSNEGGAAYQIELDILGGLGDLMGERIQVGVPAQATEIRKVWNTKDWNSIKVKMVGAIPSVTLWVNGIKMYEVQQSKNDFIAGTEDGMIGLQCHWTALYDSTAESELMPIDSWRPGALHRFRNIAIKILNQSH from the coding sequence ATGAGAGTAATAATGATTGTTTTGTTTTTTTTCTGTGGCAGTTTCAATTGTAATGATTTGCTACAGGCGCAAATACCACGTGGTTTTAAATCTATTTTTAATGGTAAGAATTTAAAAGGATGGCATATCAGCCGGTCTTCACACCAGGGCACCACGCCCGATTTTAAAGTAATAGATGGCATGATAACAGTGCATCAATATCCGTTCGGCCAGGGCGGTGTATTGTTGTCTGATAAGAAGTACTCGGATTTTGAGTTGTACCTCGAAGCGAAGATTGACTCTTTTTCCAATGGAGGTATTTTTTTGCGATCCAATGAAGGTGGGGCAGCATATCAGATAGAATTGGATATCCTTGGTGGGCTTGGTGATCTTATGGGCGAAAGAATTCAGGTGGGTGTGCCCGCACAAGCCACAGAAATTAGAAAAGTATGGAACACAAAAGATTGGAATTCAATAAAAGTCAAAATGGTAGGTGCGATACCATCAGTAACTTTATGGGTCAATGGCATTAAAATGTACGAAGTGCAACAATCAAAAAATGATTTTATAGCTGGTACTGAGGATGGCATGATTGGCTTGCAGTGTCACTGGACTGCATTATATGATTCGACAGCAGAATCTGAGCTTATGCCGATAGATTCGTGGCGTCCTGGTGCGCTCCACCGATTTCGGAATATCGCAATAAAAATCTTAAATCAATCACACTAA
- a CDS encoding formylglycine-generating enzyme family protein, with product MKSYWILCYCILTTLVYGQEVYTDNFGIEFVRIPKGEYISGRFQPTVSNMVLWGSDLPLDESMRQEAVRLAARDARPGFRVQIKKPYYIGKYEVTQGQWSSVIKKNPSFFQNGKVMDQSDLHPVENVTWMMAQRFIKKLNRLEKKYAHYRLPTEFEWEYAARAGITEDISWDKIQSSAVIACQSTSMVGQKNPNSWGIYDMLGNVWEWTRDYYNEKLFADELSPDKGKQHVLKGASFFGDVKNATYMTHAGGPGSGYDVGFRLVMELKRDP from the coding sequence ATGAAATCATATTGGATATTATGCTATTGTATATTGACCACATTGGTTTATGGTCAGGAAGTTTATACCGATAATTTTGGAATAGAATTTGTCAGAATCCCTAAAGGTGAATATATCTCAGGCAGATTCCAGCCGACAGTTTCAAATATGGTGCTCTGGGGCTCAGACTTACCCCTGGATGAATCTATGCGGCAGGAGGCAGTCCGCCTTGCCGCGCGCGATGCTCGACCTGGCTTTAGGGTCCAAATTAAAAAACCTTATTATATTGGAAAATACGAAGTCACTCAAGGCCAATGGAGCTCTGTAATAAAAAAGAATCCTTCCTTTTTTCAAAATGGCAAAGTTATGGATCAAAGTGACTTACATCCGGTCGAAAATGTTACCTGGATGATGGCTCAGCGGTTTATAAAAAAATTAAATCGATTGGAAAAAAAATACGCCCACTACAGGCTGCCCACGGAATTTGAATGGGAATATGCCGCGCGGGCAGGCATAACAGAAGATATTAGCTGGGACAAGATCCAGTCCAGTGCGGTGATAGCCTGTCAATCCACTTCCATGGTAGGTCAAAAGAACCCCAATAGCTGGGGTATTTACGACATGCTGGGCAACGTGTGGGAATGGACCCGGGATTATTACAATGAAAAATTATTTGCCGATGAGCTATCACCTGATAAAGGCAAACAACACGTGTTAAAAGGAGCCTCTTTTTTTGGCGATGTCAAAAATGCAACTTATATGACCCATGCGGGTGGACCGGGTAGTGGTTACGATGTAGGTTTTAGATTGGTCATGGAATTAAAAAGAGATCCATGA
- a CDS encoding cytochrome C: protein MVSRKRWMSLLSGLTFLLFCLVACQSLPGHHSTMIEFEKRQIDRNPSPIPLSPAESIKKIQLPPGYSIELVASEPMIQDPVALTWDGNGAMYVVQMNTFMNDARGTDQFASTSQIKKLEDTNGDGKMDKVSVFIDSLLLPRVILTIGNELIVGVTNVQHLYAYKDTDHDGKADQKRLVFENSALDARNMEHQNGGLIWNLDNWIYPSRDNLRFKYKNGLLVADTMIDNMIGQWGMTSDDYGRLYYSEAGPGLPVVQFNQMPAYGSLNFTDQYSDEFTVPYPIMSTLDAQGGPDVLSSSDSTLTHFTSGCGQSVFRGDRMPADMYGDYFIAEPVARIIKRGTINNQLGKRTVDNVYQEKEWLASSDFNFRPVNTYTGPDGCFYIVDMYHGIIQEGEFAEEDSYLNKKIKALGLDKNRHMGRIYRVRHKDFRPDYILPSLLDKSPLELISYLSHPNGWWRDMAQQLMIIHGDTSIKSRLEKIILDDIKTGQNHLAALHALWTLEGLGVIDLSVIKNVLHSVHPQIRKAAIWVGEKWIRQEDTAFMLSLAVLKNDPEQDVVFQLYLSLRTSGSATARSIVEDILETNSGNELIQFSHAVFLDSHARAKAEASRIKLLNKGDKKLLAQGAITFKQFCSNCHGADGKGVLVQGIPSIAPPLAGSPRVNGDKIMLIQILLYGLKGPVDGKNYPGVMLPQKHQSDEWIASVLSYIRNSNDLGNRVSTVTVEEVEDIRQTAYMDAMPDQRLLEIFKLGRGEAQNWSQGKPGSNGQRWGGHFRSALNDSLKKQNAQ from the coding sequence TTGGTATCACGCAAAAGATGGATGTCTTTACTGAGTGGACTGACCTTTTTGTTGTTTTGCCTTGTAGCCTGTCAGTCGCTCCCTGGCCACCATTCTACAATGATTGAATTTGAAAAAAGGCAGATTGACCGTAATCCATCGCCCATTCCATTGTCACCGGCAGAAAGTATAAAAAAAATACAATTACCACCGGGGTATTCGATCGAATTAGTAGCCTCCGAACCAATGATCCAGGATCCGGTGGCGTTAACCTGGGATGGCAATGGCGCCATGTATGTGGTACAGATGAATACTTTTATGAATGATGCCAGAGGCACAGACCAATTCGCATCCACCAGTCAGATAAAAAAATTGGAAGATACCAATGGAGACGGCAAGATGGACAAAGTAAGTGTGTTTATTGATAGTCTGTTATTGCCTCGGGTCATTTTGACCATTGGGAATGAACTGATCGTAGGCGTCACGAATGTGCAACATCTTTATGCTTACAAAGACACTGATCATGATGGTAAAGCTGATCAGAAAAGGCTGGTTTTTGAAAATTCAGCATTAGATGCCCGCAATATGGAACACCAGAATGGAGGCCTGATTTGGAACCTGGACAATTGGATTTATCCTAGTAGGGACAATCTCCGCTTTAAGTACAAAAATGGTTTGTTAGTAGCCGATACGATGATCGATAATATGATCGGTCAGTGGGGTATGACATCCGATGATTATGGTCGTCTGTATTATTCTGAGGCTGGTCCGGGTCTGCCCGTAGTACAATTTAATCAGATGCCTGCATATGGATCTCTCAATTTCACTGATCAGTATTCTGATGAATTTACTGTGCCATATCCTATCATGAGTACGCTAGATGCTCAGGGAGGTCCTGATGTGTTAAGTTCCTCAGACAGCACGCTCACGCATTTTACTTCAGGCTGCGGGCAATCAGTTTTTAGAGGAGATCGTATGCCTGCTGATATGTATGGCGATTATTTTATTGCGGAGCCCGTGGCTAGAATAATTAAGCGTGGCACTATAAACAATCAACTGGGTAAAAGAACCGTGGACAATGTATACCAGGAGAAAGAGTGGCTTGCTTCATCCGATTTCAACTTCAGACCAGTCAATACCTACACTGGACCTGATGGATGTTTTTATATCGTAGATATGTATCATGGCATCATCCAGGAGGGCGAGTTCGCAGAAGAAGATTCGTATCTCAATAAAAAAATAAAAGCATTAGGCCTGGACAAGAATAGGCATATGGGTAGAATTTATAGAGTAAGACATAAAGACTTTCGACCAGATTATATTCTTCCATCCTTGCTAGACAAATCACCGCTGGAACTAATCTCGTACCTTTCCCATCCCAATGGTTGGTGGAGGGATATGGCTCAACAACTTATGATCATACATGGTGATACCTCCATAAAATCAAGGTTGGAAAAAATAATTCTGGATGATATTAAAACCGGGCAAAATCATCTTGCAGCTTTGCATGCACTGTGGACTTTAGAAGGATTGGGTGTGATAGATCTATCCGTTATTAAAAATGTATTGCATTCTGTACACCCTCAAATCAGAAAAGCAGCCATTTGGGTTGGAGAAAAATGGATAAGGCAGGAAGATACAGCCTTTATGCTGTCGCTCGCAGTTTTAAAAAATGACCCTGAGCAAGATGTGGTATTCCAATTGTACTTATCCCTTAGGACCAGTGGCTCTGCTACTGCAAGATCTATAGTAGAGGATATTCTTGAGACCAATTCTGGCAATGAACTCATACAATTTTCGCATGCAGTATTTTTAGACTCTCATGCACGGGCAAAGGCAGAAGCATCCAGGATTAAACTTCTCAACAAGGGAGATAAAAAATTGTTAGCCCAGGGGGCCATCACATTTAAACAATTCTGTTCCAATTGTCATGGGGCAGACGGCAAAGGCGTACTCGTACAAGGTATCCCCTCTATAGCTCCTCCACTGGCAGGATCACCTCGGGTGAATGGCGATAAAATCATGCTTATTCAGATTTTGCTGTATGGATTAAAGGGGCCCGTAGATGGTAAAAACTATCCTGGTGTCATGCTACCGCAAAAACATCAAAGTGACGAGTGGATAGCCTCTGTATTGAGTTATATTCGCAATAGCAATGACCTGGGCAATAGGGTATCAACAGTAACGGTCGAAGAAGTGGAAGATATTCGTCAGACCGCTTATATGGATGCTATGCCGGATCAACGACTATTGGAAATATTCAAGTTGGGTAGGGGAGAAGCGCAAAACTGGTCTCAGGGCAAACCAGGTAGTAATGGTCAAAGATGGGGTGGTCATTTTAGATCAGCATTAAATGACAGTTTGAAAAAGCAGAACGCTCAGTAA
- a CDS encoding pyridoxal phosphate-dependent aminotransferase family protein, which translates to MKYARHIPNRTIWHKDQEYLYYGGTGYLGIHANQDFGDLVKQGLDLYGTNYGASRLGIDIPVFNQAEEKLAAWIGAQSSVLVSSGTLAGRLMLEVLGDDYFYHFATNAHVAIHPGYHHHSPNNFSCSIEDSLDHIHLSEHNRHVITFNSVDALTGTRPDLSWITSLPKDKEIVLIMDDSHAIGLIGHNCGGLYHEVLALHPNTIVIASLGKAMGLPGGVIAGPVQYISSIRTHPLFGGSSPMVPAYVHAYLHADQIYAQAQHALLNNTTYFISMTKDLAMFTFTQGLPVYCTDRHALTDYLELKKIKISHFAYPSPKDRLYTRIIISALHSLQDLDKLVAEIKKF; encoded by the coding sequence TTGAAGTACGCAAGACATATTCCGAACAGAACCATTTGGCATAAGGATCAGGAATATTTATATTATGGAGGTACCGGATACCTGGGTATTCATGCCAATCAGGATTTTGGTGATTTGGTCAAACAAGGATTGGACCTTTATGGTACTAATTATGGCGCGAGCAGATTAGGCATTGATATTCCGGTTTTTAATCAAGCTGAAGAAAAATTGGCTGCATGGATAGGGGCTCAATCCTCTGTTTTGGTGTCTTCCGGGACATTGGCCGGCAGATTGATGCTTGAAGTCCTCGGCGATGATTATTTCTACCATTTTGCTACCAATGCCCACGTAGCTATTCATCCCGGGTATCATCATCACTCACCCAACAATTTTAGTTGTTCTATCGAAGATTCATTGGATCATATCCACCTCTCTGAACATAATCGGCATGTAATCACTTTTAATAGCGTCGACGCACTTACAGGGACCCGTCCTGACTTATCGTGGATCACCAGTTTGCCTAAAGACAAAGAAATTGTATTGATCATGGATGACTCCCATGCGATTGGATTGATAGGGCATAATTGCGGTGGGCTTTATCACGAAGTCTTAGCATTGCATCCAAATACTATAGTCATCGCATCATTGGGCAAGGCCATGGGGTTGCCTGGAGGTGTGATTGCTGGCCCGGTGCAATATATCTCTTCGATCCGTACACACCCTTTATTTGGAGGCAGCTCACCGATGGTGCCCGCTTATGTTCACGCCTACCTGCATGCAGATCAAATCTATGCCCAGGCACAACATGCTCTCTTAAACAATACCACATATTTTATATCTATGACCAAGGATCTTGCGATGTTTACATTCACGCAGGGCTTACCTGTTTATTGCACTGACCGGCATGCGCTTACAGATTATTTGGAATTAAAGAAAATCAAGATATCACATTTTGCTTATCCAAGTCCTAAAGACAGACTATACACGCGGATTATTATTAGTGCCTTGCATTCTTTACAGGATTTGGATAAGTTAGTTGCCGAAATTAAAAAGTTTTAA
- a CDS encoding dipeptide epimerase, whose amino-acid sequence MKLTIHTYNLQTRKVFTTSHGSAANRRCMILELKHEGSSGYGEATEILYYGKNLEKMVQLVLDHKSWIESMDIIPPGARYKELLKMFGQDRFVLCALDMAYHDLYGKLQGKRLIDLWGMETDSCPLSSLTVGIDDTAAMLRHIDEHPWPIYKVKLGTDHDMDIMRAIRAHTDKSLRVDVNEGWTKEQTIEYSFILQELNVDYIEQPLPAMMDDEMSEVYDESALPLFADESCHTAEDIEKCADLFHGINIKLMKCGGLTPAIAMIQMARQYELKIMIGCMTETSIGISALAQILPLVDYADLDGSMLISNDPAKGVYLHYGSVVFSDKFGTGAELLVKNPI is encoded by the coding sequence ATGAAATTAACGATACATACTTATAATCTACAGACAAGAAAAGTATTCACCACTTCTCATGGCAGTGCGGCCAATAGAAGATGTATGATATTGGAATTGAAGCATGAAGGATCATCCGGATATGGCGAAGCCACAGAGATTCTATATTATGGCAAAAATCTTGAGAAAATGGTTCAATTGGTGCTGGATCATAAATCATGGATCGAATCCATGGATATCATACCACCAGGGGCGAGATATAAGGAGTTGCTTAAAATGTTTGGACAAGATCGATTTGTCCTGTGTGCTTTGGATATGGCCTATCACGATTTGTATGGCAAACTTCAAGGAAAGAGATTGATAGATCTGTGGGGCATGGAGACAGATTCATGTCCATTGTCCAGTCTTACCGTAGGTATTGACGATACGGCGGCCATGCTGAGACATATTGATGAACATCCCTGGCCCATCTATAAAGTCAAACTGGGCACAGATCATGATATGGATATTATGCGCGCGATCAGGGCCCATACTGACAAGTCTTTGAGAGTAGATGTCAATGAAGGTTGGACCAAAGAGCAGACCATCGAATATTCATTCATCCTGCAAGAACTCAATGTGGACTATATAGAGCAGCCCCTCCCTGCGATGATGGACGATGAAATGTCAGAAGTATACGATGAAAGCGCCCTCCCTTTATTTGCTGATGAATCTTGTCATACTGCCGAGGATATAGAAAAATGTGCTGATCTTTTTCATGGCATCAATATTAAACTTATGAAGTGTGGTGGGCTCACACCTGCAATCGCCATGATCCAAATGGCCAGACAGTATGAGCTTAAGATTATGATTGGCTGTATGACCGAGACTTCCATAGGTATTTCAGCATTGGCTCAAATTCTTCCCCTGGTAGACTACGCTGATTTAGATGGGTCTATGCTGATCTCCAATGATCCTGCCAAAGGTGTTTATCTCCATTACGGCAGCGTAGTATTTTCGGATAAGTTTGGCACAGGTGCTGAGCTGTTGGTCAAAAACCCTATCTAA
- a CDS encoding LD-carboxypeptidase — protein sequence MNRRAFNKTMVGASMIILQGMPEKTKSRYLMPGDKVGLICPASPITQEKLDKAIDNLKSIGLIPVPGRHILDQAGYLAGKDQNRLSDLHEMYRDDTIKAIWCIRGGYGCTHLLPDLDLDLIRTHPKLLIGYSDVTALHLALYTEAGQHNLHGPVASSDFTAYSVDMLRKVIFGSSGQSFQIKPCEENDAVSAEGKTTFDRFVINDGQARGHLWGGNLSLLSAMSGTEYLKIKKDTLLFLEDIEEAPYRIDRMLTQMFQALPLSKIKGVIVGVCEGCEKKPDSNSFTLREVMMDRIAKLKVPAVYGFPIGHIANQCTLPIGASAILNTSEFSLEVRLP from the coding sequence ATGAATAGACGAGCATTTAATAAGACCATGGTAGGGGCAAGTATGATTATCTTGCAGGGTATGCCGGAGAAAACAAAATCTCGTTATTTAATGCCAGGAGATAAAGTAGGCTTGATCTGTCCTGCTAGCCCGATTACCCAGGAAAAGCTCGACAAAGCCATCGATAATTTGAAGTCCATCGGACTCATTCCGGTGCCCGGCAGGCATATTTTGGATCAGGCCGGATATCTCGCCGGAAAGGATCAGAATAGACTCTCCGATCTGCATGAGATGTATCGCGACGACACCATAAAGGCCATCTGGTGCATTAGAGGTGGGTATGGATGTACCCATTTATTGCCTGATCTGGACCTGGATCTTATCAGGACACATCCCAAATTATTGATTGGTTATAGCGATGTGACAGCCTTGCATCTCGCCTTGTACACTGAAGCAGGACAACACAACCTGCATGGCCCGGTGGCATCTTCAGATTTTACTGCTTATAGTGTGGACATGCTCAGGAAAGTGATTTTTGGATCTTCAGGACAAAGCTTTCAGATAAAACCTTGTGAGGAAAATGATGCAGTGTCGGCGGAAGGCAAGACCACTTTTGATAGATTCGTCATCAACGATGGTCAGGCACGAGGTCATCTTTGGGGTGGCAATCTTTCCTTACTTTCAGCCATGAGTGGGACTGAATATCTTAAGATTAAAAAAGATACCTTGCTTTTTCTCGAAGATATTGAGGAAGCACCCTACCGGATTGACAGGATGCTTACTCAGATGTTTCAGGCATTGCCGCTTTCAAAAATAAAAGGAGTCATAGTAGGCGTATGTGAAGGCTGTGAGAAAAAACCAGATTCTAATTCTTTTACACTGAGGGAAGTCATGATGGATCGAATAGCGAAATTAAAGGTGCCGGCGGTGTATGGATTCCCGATTGGGCACATTGCAAATCAATGTACCTTGCCCATCGGCGCTAGTGCAATATTAAATACCAGTGAATTTAGCCTTGAAGTGAGATTGCCATGA
- a CDS encoding glycerol-3-phosphate dehydrogenase/oxidase — MKSAFGDHTLYFYLILLATFDPPMIPFSAGDRSTYLDKLSRQRVHILVIGGGITGAGILLDGVNRGFDVALLEKKDFASGTSSRSTKLIHGGLRYLKQLQFGVVKETGAERKIVYNNARHLVKKSKMLLPFYKGGTLGPVTTSIALWMYDWLAKVSNNEHKLMLKKQTARKTEPLLNEDKLKGAGLYYEYKVDDTRLTLEIIKKSVESGATALNYTEVIDFIYEMDKVAGVKVLDHLNQQTYELYADHIVNATGPWTDGVAQLDAQKNSSKKVILSKGIHIVVPFRKLPLKQPMYFESIVDKRMIFAIPHDDYTYIGTTDTPYEEDKDHPQATGKEVEYLLQSCNHLFPKAPLTDSDISSTWAGLRPLIYKPGKSFSELSRKDEVFISQTGLISIAGGKLTGYRKMAERVIQTIIDEFKKTEHKSVPVLHEEALTDLSNVSGSEFKSEEEFQKLYSYCISLGRHLEVEDKTMRKLFDMYGTNTEQVIALAENYRGKVSDPELRLQMGQLIYGIQQEMVCTISDFLIRRTGQLYFGREKIKKYFEPLCQLLATELKYNPTQMAGMIADFEKEFEAVMLWKNEKTL, encoded by the coding sequence TTGAAATCTGCTTTTGGCGATCATACATTATATTTTTATTTAATATTATTAGCTACTTTTGACCCACCAATGATTCCATTTTCAGCAGGCGATAGAAGCACCTATCTTGATAAACTTTCAAGGCAAAGAGTGCATATTTTAGTGATCGGAGGAGGTATCACCGGGGCAGGTATTCTGCTGGATGGGGTCAACAGAGGTTTTGATGTTGCCTTGTTGGAGAAAAAGGATTTTGCCAGTGGTACTTCGAGCAGATCTACCAAACTGATACATGGTGGCCTGAGATATCTGAAACAACTTCAATTTGGAGTGGTCAAAGAGACCGGAGCAGAGCGTAAAATCGTATACAACAATGCGCGGCATCTTGTAAAAAAAAGTAAAATGCTGCTCCCGTTTTACAAAGGCGGGACACTGGGACCTGTGACGACTTCTATTGCTTTGTGGATGTATGATTGGTTGGCTAAAGTGAGCAATAATGAGCACAAATTAATGCTCAAGAAACAAACTGCCCGCAAAACAGAACCTCTCCTTAATGAGGATAAACTCAAAGGTGCCGGATTATATTATGAATACAAAGTAGATGATACGAGACTCACCCTGGAGATCATCAAAAAGTCCGTCGAAAGTGGAGCCACTGCCCTTAATTATACTGAGGTCATAGATTTTATCTACGAAATGGATAAAGTCGCAGGTGTAAAGGTATTGGATCACCTGAATCAACAAACCTATGAGCTTTATGCCGATCATATAGTGAATGCCACCGGGCCCTGGACCGATGGAGTAGCTCAATTAGATGCTCAAAAAAATTCTTCCAAAAAAGTGATTTTATCCAAGGGCATTCATATCGTAGTGCCTTTCAGAAAATTACCTTTAAAGCAGCCTATGTACTTTGAGTCTATCGTAGATAAGCGAATGATTTTTGCTATTCCACATGATGACTATACATACATAGGTACGACTGATACTCCATATGAAGAGGATAAGGATCACCCACAAGCCACCGGAAAGGAAGTTGAATATTTACTCCAGAGCTGCAATCATCTATTCCCAAAGGCACCACTTACTGATTCGGACATTAGTTCTACCTGGGCTGGACTGAGGCCTTTGATTTATAAACCGGGTAAATCATTTTCGGAGTTGTCTCGAAAAGACGAAGTCTTTATAAGTCAAACCGGGCTGATTAGTATCGCAGGGGGTAAACTTACCGGTTATCGAAAAATGGCAGAGAGAGTCATACAAACGATCATTGATGAATTTAAAAAGACAGAACATAAGTCAGTACCTGTACTCCATGAAGAAGCGCTCACAGATCTGTCTAATGTCAGTGGTTCTGAGTTTAAATCGGAAGAAGAATTTCAAAAATTATATAGTTATTGTATTTCATTAGGCAGACACCTGGAAGTAGAGGATAAGACCATGCGAAAGCTTTTTGATATGTATGGTACCAACACAGAACAGGTGATTGCCCTGGCAGAAAATTATCGCGGCAAAGTCAGCGATCCGGAACTGAGGTTGCAAATGGGCCAATTGATCTATGGTATCCAACAGGAAATGGTCTGCACTATCTCTGATTTTCTGATCAGGAGGACTGGCCAATTATATTTCGGCCGGGAAAAAATTAAAAAGTATTTTGAACCGCTCTGCCAGTTATTGGCAACAGAATTAAAGTATAATCCTACTCAGATGGCCGGGATGATTGCAGACTTTGAAAAAGAGTTCGAAGCGGTTATGCTTTGGAAAAACGAAAAAACCCTTTAA